In Amia ocellicauda isolate fAmiCal2 chromosome 5, fAmiCal2.hap1, whole genome shotgun sequence, a genomic segment contains:
- the ehd2b gene encoding EH domain-containing protein 2b, giving the protein MSRWGRRGDRGRKAPEVIRTVTEGLKSLYRRKLLPLEQHYYFQDFHSPSLEDADFDNKPMVLVVGQYSTGKTTFIRYLLEQDVPGSRVGPEPTTDSFTAIMHGDVESIIPGNALIVDPNKPFRKLNPFGNTFLNRFQCAQMSNQVLESISIIDTPGILSGAKQRVSRGYDFAAVLHWFAERVDRIILLFDAHKLEISDEFSEAIGALRGNEDKLRVVLNKADMVGTQQLMRVYGALMWSLGKVFGTPEVVRVYIGSFWAEPLLVADNRRLFELEEEDLFSDIQNLPRNAALRKLNDLVKRARLVKVHAHIISYLKQEMPSVFRKDNKKKNLIYQLPVIFSKIQLQHHISPGDFPDCSKMQEQLLAHDFSKFKPLKPALMAALDEFLTSDIAKLMPLLRQEELEGGGQPGVQGGAFLGTRGGPFIEGDPFAPMDVEEDGEEDEEGSGSGGCNLDWVVTKDKPKYDEIFYNLAPSEGKLSGTKAKGWMVGTKLPNSVLGRIWKLSDVDRDGYLDDEEFALASHLIEAKLDGHGLPPELPPHLVPPSKRRHKGSDA; this is encoded by the exons ATGTCACGCTGGGGCCGGCGTGGCGACCGCGGGCGGAAGGCCCCCGAGGTGATCCGCACGGTGACCGAGGGGCTGAAGTCGCTGTACCGCCGCAAGCTGCTGCCTCTCGAGCAGCACTACTACTTCCAGGACTTCCACTCACCCAGCCTGGAGGACGCCGACTTCGACAACAAGCCCATGGTGCTGGTGGTGGGGCAGTACTCCACCGGCAAGACCACCTTCATACG GTATCTCCTGGAGCAGGACGTGCCGGGCAGCCGTGTGGGCCCCGAGCCCACCACCGACTCGTTCACTGCCATCATGCACGGAGACGTAGAGTCCATCATCCCCGGCAATGCCCTCATTGTCGACCCTAACAAGCCTTTCCGCAAACTCAACCCCTTCGGAAACACCTTCCTCAACAg gTTCCAGTGTGCCCAGATGTCCAATCAGGTGCTGGAGAGCATTAGTATCATCGATACTCCTGGAATCCTGTCAGGAGCCAAACAGAGAGTGAGCagag GCTATGACTTTGCCGCAGTGCTGCACTGGTTCGCGGAGCGGGTGGACCGCATCATCCTGCTGTTCGACGCCCACAAGCTGGAGATCTCGGACGAGTTCTCAGAGGCCATCGGGGCGCTGCGAGGCAACGAGGACAAGCTGCGCGTGGTCCTCAACAAAGCCGACATGGTGGGCACCCAGCAGCTCATGCGTGTCTACGGCGCCCTCATGTGGTCACTGGGAAAG GTGTTCGGTACCCCAGAGGTGGTGCGTGTGTATATCGGGTCGTTCTGGGCCGAGCCACTGCTGGTCGCAGACAACCGGCGCCTGTTtgagctggaggaggaggaccTGTTCTCGGACATTCAGAACCTTCCGCGCAATGCCGCCCTGCGCAAGCTCAACGACCTCGTCAAACGGGCGCGGCTCGTCAAG GTGCACGCTCACATCATCAGCTACCTAAAGCAGGAGATGCCATCAGTGTTCAGGAAGGACAACAAGAAGAAGAACCTGATCTACCAGCTGCCTGTCATCTTTTCCAAGATCCAGCTGCAGCACCACATCTCCCCCGGAGACTTCCCCGACTGCAGCAAGATGCAG gaGCAGTTACTAGCCCACGACTTCTCCAAGTTCAAGCCCCTGAAGCCGGCCCTGATGGCGGCGCTGGATGAGTTCCTGACCTCTGACATTGCCAAGCTGATGCCCCTGCTGcgccaggaggagctggagggtGGGGGGCAGCCGGGGGTGCAGGGTGGTGCATTCCTGGGCACGAGGGGGGGGCCCTTCATTGAAGGGGATCCCTTCGCCCCCATGGATGTGGAAGAGGATGGAGAGGAAGACGAGGAGGGAAGCGGCAGCGGCGGCTGCAACCTGGACTGGGTGGTCACCAAAGACAAGCCCAAGTACGACGAGATTTTCTACAACCTGGCACCCAGTGAGGGCAAACTGAGCGGCACCAAGGCCAAAGGCTGGATGGTGGGCACCAAGCTGCCCAACTCTGTGCTGGGGCGCATCTGGAAGCTCTCGGATGTGGACCGTGATGGCTACCTGGACGACGAGGAGTTCGCGCTGGCCAGCCACCTGATCGAGGCCAAGCTGGATGGTCACGGGCTGCCCCCCGAGCTGCCCCCCCACCTGGTGCCCCCCTCCAAGCGCCGCCACAAGGGCTCTGATGCCTAG
- the ppp1r13l gene encoding relA-associated inhibitor produces MNPVPTMDSSMFLQSLSSELDASLATADELSREFNSLFQQASPISQPTGQTWASSTNASTTSGSVYSSGSASSWQSNPATSQTFSSLPSSNGDRGKGGSGSSSSSSYETGSQSLPYISSSDGGGGGGGGGGNSLRSQDKYAPITPSHLYSPHQLTPPQARRERISPSLTPTADSTYSYGQLTSPNQSPRSQRRPFAPSSPSPHLSQGSDFDQSLRLKLQNPSSSLKSAVQSGHGSPELERMFSPRPMRNEVDSTFDYSSLPIRRHAPTPSKAAQYEVSQLWHGGGGTLDRNPFPRPIGSNQTASNTLPRNFGFRSADDTMKRPKIPVQWNESNLDVSYERRPQHSYDKSEWHRPSVAPANWRESNLDSPTPARSKEVQSRVLHTLPSSSHSIPRNTHISLVPSPSPSLSSSPYPPISRISIPPSTPWKPLRRPIPLSVIMRLQGPSWAAANTVYPHAPQLSWNNPPHPPLLQDNRPPPSPEQQPPELSTEVLSQGDKVEAESVRDGEGEAVEAVPRPLSPTRLQPVLVPISEELPDRQELLRIRSEIPRALKKRGSVDQSGPPQKMPLVYPEQYKQIISKLFRRNKTPKKEAPGRDGKLEPSCDSNSSSESEDIPQQAPTYAPAAQTLLPGQSPTAQLAQEGKAMRSILKRSGGRSGSSPERKARLSPLVLLLDGALVGELDTVQRAVQEMSDPSQPNDEGITALHNAICGGHYPVVEFLVRIGANTSAPDSHNWTPLHCAASCNDRTLCEFLVRSGAAVLAVTQSDGATAAQKCDPFAQGFEECESFLRGAEEAMGVENSGVVYALWGYSAQAPDELSFKEGDMVTILHKVEGEGWWWASLCGREGYVPNNYFGLFPKVRPKSLC; encoded by the exons aTGAACCCAGTCCCCACAATGGACAGCAGCATGTTCC ttCAGAGTCTCAGCAGTGAACTGGATGCCTCTCTGGCCACGGCAGACGAGCTGTCCAGGGAATTCAACAGCTTGTTTCAGCAGGCCTCCCCCATCAGCCAGCCCACTGGGCAG ACCTGGGCCTCTTCTACCAATGCTTCCACCACCTCCGGCTCCGTCTACAGCTCTGGCTCTGCCTCCAGCTGGCAGTCCAACCCAGCCACCTCCCAGACTTTCTCCAGCCTGCCCAGCAGCAATGGGGATAGAGGCAAGGGCGGAtctggcagcagcagcagcagcagctatgAGACGGGCTCCCAGTCGCTGCCCTACATCTCCAGCTCTGACggaggtggagggggagggggaggggggggcaacTCTCTCCGGTCTCAGGACAAGTACGCCCCCATTACCCCATCCCACCTTTACTCCCCCCATCAGCTCACACCCCCCCAGGCCAGGAGAGAGAGGATCTCCCCGTCCCTGACCCCCACCGCTGACTCCACCTACTCCTATGGTCAGCTGACCTCTCCCAACCAATCCCCTCGCTCCCAGAGACGCCCTTTTGCACCCAGCTCCCCCTCCCCGCACCTCTCCCAGGGCTCAGATTTCGACCAATCCCTGCGTCTGAAGCTTCAGAACCCCTCCTCCTCACTGAAGTCGGCTGTTCAATCCGGACACGGTTCCCCGGAGCTGGAGAGGATGTTCTCACCCCGGCCAATGAGGAACGAAGTGGACTCCACCTTTGACTACTCATCTCTCCCAATAAGGCGCCATGCCCCCACACCTTCCAAGGCTGCACAGTATGAGGTCAGTCAATTGTGGCATGGCGGGGGTGGGACCCTGGACAGGAACCCCTTCCCCAGGCCAATCGGCAGCAACCAGACCGCTTCCAACACCCTGCCAAGGAACTTTGGCTTCAGATCAGCTG ACGACACTATGAAGAGACCCAAGATCCCTGTTCAGTGGAATGAGTCTAACCTGGACGTATCCTATGAACGCCGGCCTCAGCACAGCTACGACA AGTCGGAGTGGCACAGGCCCTCTGTGGCCCCTGCCAACTGGAGAGAATCCAACCTGGACAGCCCTACCCCAGCCCGGAGCAAG gAGGTGCAGTCTCGGGTGCTTCACACATTGCCCTCCTCCTCCCACTCCATCCCCAGGAACACACACATCTCCCTGGTTCCCTCCCCATCCCCCTCCCTGTCCTCCTCCCCCTACCCGCCCATCTCTCGCATCTCcatccccccctccaccccctgGAAGCCCCTGAGAcgccccatccctctctccgtcATCATGCGGCTCCAGGGCCCGAGCTGGGCTGCAGCCAACACGGTTTACCCCCACGCCCCCCAGCTCTCCTGgaacaaccccccccaccctccactCCTCCAGGACAACCGCCCACCCCCCAGCCCTGAGCAGCAGCCCCCGGAGCTCAGTACGGAAG TGTTGAGCCAGGGAGACAAGGTGGAGGCCGAATCGGTCAGAGACGGGGAGGGAGAGGCCGTAGAGGCGGTTCCTCGGCCCCTCAGCCCAACCCGTCTGCAGCCAGTTCTGGTTCCTATCAGTGAGGAGCTGCCGGACCGCCAGGAGCTGTTACGGATCCGGTCCGAGATCCCGCGGGCGTTGAAGAAGAGGGGCTCGGTGGACCAGTCGGGACCCCCCCAGAAGATGCCCCTGGTGTACCCAGAGCAGTACAAGCAGATCATCAGCAAGCTGTTCCGCAGGAATAAGACCCCCAAGAAGGAGGCCCCGGGCCGCGACGGCAAGTTGGAGCCCAGCTGTGACAGCAACAGCTCCTCCGAGAGCGAGGACATCCCACAGCAGGCCCCCACTTATGCCCCCGCAGCCCAAACGCTGCTGCCAGGACAGTCCCCCACTGCGCAGCTCGCACAGGAGGGCAAG GCTATGCGCTCTATTCTGAAGCGCAGTGGGGGTCGGTCCGGTTCCAGTCCAGAGAGGAAGGCCCGGCTCAGCCCGCTGGTACTGCTGCTGGACGGGGCACTGGTGGGGGAGCTGGACACGGTGCAGAGGGCAGTGCAAGAG ATGAGCGACCCCAGCCAGCCCAATGACGAGGGCATCACGGCGCTACACAATGCCATCTGCGGGGGGCACTACCCAGTCGTTGAATTCCTGGTGCGAATTGGAGCCAACACCAGCGCCCCCGACAGCCATAACTG GACCCCGCTACACTGCGCCGCCTCCTGTAATGACCGCACCCTGTGCGAGTTCCTGGTGCGTAGCGGGGCGGCGGTGCTGGCCGTGACCCAGAGCGACGGTGCCACTGCAGCCCAGAAGTGCGACCCCTTCGCCCAGGGGTTCGAGGAATGCGAGAGCTTCCTCAGAG gTGCGGAGGAGGCCATGGGGGTGGAGAACAGTGGGGTGGTGTACGCGCTGTGGGGGTACTCCGCCCAGGCCCCCGATGAGCTGAGCTTCAAAGAGGGGGACATGGTGACCATACTGCACAAAGTGGAGGGAGAGGGCTGGTGGTGGGCCTCCTTGTGCGGCAGGGAGGGATACGTCCCCAACAACTACTTTggg CTCTTTCCGAAGGTTCGACCCAAATCCCTGTGCTAA
- the opa3 gene encoding optic atrophy 3 protein homolog, with product MVVGAFPIAKLLYLGVRQMSKPVANRIKAGARRSEFFKNYVCLPPAQLYHWIEMRTKMRMMGFRGAAIKPLNEEAAAELGAELLGEAVIFVVGGACMVLEYARQSANSRRKEEELQATLDELRGQVAELNLTTEILDTQLREVNRLLHSLPATPPSK from the exons ATGGTGGTCGGCGCCTTTCCCATCGCAAAGTTACTCTACCTGGGTGTCAGGCAGATGAGTAAACCCGTGGCTAACCGGATTAAGGCCGGGGCCCGGCGGAGTGAATTCTTCAAGAACTACGTCTGTCTGCCGCCCGCACAAC TGTATCACTGGATTGAGATGCGCACTAAGATGAGGATGATGGGATTCCGGGGGGCGGCGATCAAGCCCCTTAACGAGGAGGCTGCAGCTGAGCTGGGGGCAGAGCTGCTAGGTGAGGCGGTGATCTTTGTGGTAGGCGgggcctgcatggtgctggaGTATGCCCGGCAGAGTGCCAACTCTCGGCGCAAAGAGGAAGAGCTGCAGGCGACGCTGGACGAGCTGCGTGGGCAGGTAGCCGAGCTCAACCTGACCACCGAGATCCTGGACACCCAGCTCAGAGAGGTCAACCGCCTACTGCACTCGCTACCTGCCACGCCACCTAGCAAGTGA